The following proteins come from a genomic window of Corynebacterium crudilactis:
- a CDS encoding glutamate-5-semialdehyde dehydrogenase has protein sequence MSSTTFSEAQIRETERQEVLAKATAAKNVVPDIAVLGTGTKNAILRAAADTLVERGEEIISANAQDIESGRNNGMEESLIDRLSLDAERIAGIADGLRQVAALTDPVGEVLRGHVMENGIQMRQIRVPLGVMGMVYEARPNVTVDAFGLALKSGNVALLRGSSTAVHSNAVLVKILQDVVESFDLPRETVQLLPCETRDSVQDLITARGLVDVVIPRGGAGLINAVVTGATVPTIETGTGNCHFYIDAEADLDQAIAMLINGKTRRCSVCNATETALLDASLSDADKLAVIRAIQAAEVTVHGKVAELEAFGATDVVEATETDWDSEYLSFDIAVAVVDGVDGAIEHITKYSTKHTEAIATKNIETAQRFVDRVDAAAVMINASTAFTDGEQYGMGAEIGISTQKLHARGPMALPELTSTKWILQGNGQIRP, from the coding sequence ATGAGTTCAACGACATTTTCCGAAGCACAGATCCGTGAAACCGAACGCCAGGAAGTTCTAGCCAAGGCGACTGCTGCCAAGAACGTCGTGCCCGATATTGCCGTTTTGGGCACTGGGACCAAGAATGCAATCCTGCGTGCAGCAGCAGACACCTTGGTGGAACGCGGAGAAGAAATCATTTCCGCCAATGCCCAAGACATCGAATCTGGGCGCAATAATGGGATGGAAGAATCCCTTATTGACCGTTTATCCCTTGACGCTGAGCGCATTGCTGGTATCGCAGATGGACTGCGCCAAGTAGCTGCTCTGACCGACCCTGTTGGTGAAGTTTTGCGTGGACACGTCATGGAAAATGGCATCCAGATGCGCCAGATCCGCGTGCCACTGGGCGTGATGGGCATGGTCTATGAAGCTCGCCCAAATGTCACCGTTGATGCCTTCGGTTTGGCACTGAAATCCGGCAACGTAGCGCTATTGCGTGGTTCTTCTACCGCCGTGCATTCCAATGCTGTGTTGGTGAAAATTTTGCAGGATGTGGTGGAAAGCTTCGATCTTCCACGCGAAACTGTACAGCTGTTGCCATGTGAAACCCGTGATTCTGTGCAGGATCTAATCACCGCCCGTGGTCTAGTTGACGTGGTGATTCCTCGCGGTGGTGCTGGTCTAATTAATGCCGTTGTCACCGGCGCTACAGTGCCTACCATCGAAACCGGAACCGGCAATTGCCACTTCTACATCGATGCGGAGGCTGATCTAGACCAAGCAATCGCCATGCTCATCAACGGTAAAACCCGACGCTGCAGCGTCTGCAACGCTACCGAAACAGCACTTCTCGACGCCTCCCTCAGCGATGCAGACAAGCTTGCAGTCATCCGCGCTATCCAGGCCGCAGAAGTAACTGTTCATGGCAAGGTCGCGGAGTTGGAAGCTTTCGGCGCAACAGATGTTGTGGAAGCAACAGAAACTGACTGGGACTCCGAGTACCTGTCCTTCGATATCGCAGTTGCTGTAGTCGACGGTGTGGATGGTGCAATTGAGCACATCACTAAATACAGCACCAAGCACACCGAGGCGATTGCCACCAAGAACATTGAGACTGCACAACGCTTTGTTGATCGCGTAGATGCTGCTGCCGTCATGATCAATGCATCCACCGCTTTCACTGATGGTGAGCAATACGGCATGGGTGCAGAGATCGGTATCTCCACACAGAAGCTTCATGCTCGTGGCCCAATGGCCTTGCCAGAACTCACATCCACCAAATGGATTCTTCAAGGTAATGGCCAGATCAGGCCTTAA
- a CDS encoding PE-PPE domain-containing protein, whose protein sequence is MSVNKLWKLLASVGISAALIANTPVASAQSSGLSSGSSTGSLSAGSSNLWNLLFPEDHASFIDRLLDPLDDSFISIHPDLDPDLYEEVFDPPQVGECPAVVAVVARGSGQNMQIRPARYSEDAPWTSNGFEERNFRSFFGRLESYYQAKTGESLMKDVYVMGLNNVDYPAVFPLSSEGSSLLKLGTSVSSGRENIMSSIDRFETTTGCTPKYLLAGYSQGVLIVDGQEDALIARDQYVGTLHIANPSQDADDPSIVGHQVQTGGIASSLKPSEDNPFKISYCLPGDIVCDRSFEQFSAAGSSMVSAQLSTGDTRPGGVHLQYFVTTKPWDEEIFEEVSSWITESVNS, encoded by the coding sequence GTGTCTGTGAATAAGTTATGGAAGTTACTCGCTAGCGTTGGAATAAGCGCAGCTTTAATAGCCAACACTCCAGTCGCAAGCGCACAGAGTAGTGGGCTTTCAAGTGGATCTTCTACAGGTTCTCTTAGTGCAGGTAGTAGTAACCTCTGGAATCTGCTTTTTCCGGAGGATCATGCTTCTTTCATTGATCGTCTTCTAGACCCATTAGATGACAGTTTCATCTCCATTCATCCGGATCTTGACCCAGATCTTTATGAAGAGGTTTTCGATCCACCTCAAGTAGGTGAATGCCCAGCGGTTGTCGCAGTAGTGGCTCGTGGTAGCGGACAAAATATGCAGATCCGCCCAGCACGATACAGCGAAGATGCTCCGTGGACTTCTAATGGCTTTGAGGAAAGAAACTTCCGTAGTTTCTTTGGCCGTTTAGAAAGTTATTATCAGGCAAAAACAGGGGAGTCCTTGATGAAGGACGTCTACGTGATGGGTCTGAACAATGTTGATTATCCTGCAGTTTTTCCTTTGTCTTCAGAAGGAAGCAGCCTACTTAAATTGGGTACATCAGTTTCTAGTGGTCGAGAAAATATTATGAGTTCCATTGATCGTTTTGAAACAACAACTGGTTGTACCCCCAAATATCTCTTGGCTGGGTATTCTCAAGGCGTTTTGATTGTCGATGGCCAAGAAGATGCATTAATTGCCCGCGATCAATATGTCGGGACACTTCATATCGCGAATCCATCACAAGATGCGGATGATCCATCGATCGTTGGGCATCAGGTTCAGACCGGCGGAATAGCTAGTTCTCTCAAACCTAGTGAGGATAATCCTTTCAAAATCAGTTATTGCTTGCCTGGCGATATTGTGTGTGATCGTTCTTTTGAGCAGTTTTCTGCCGCAGGCTCTTCTATGGTCTCAGCACAGTTGAGTACCGGAGACACTCGCCCAGGAGGTGTACATTTGCAGTATTTTGTTACCACGAAGCCGTGGGATGAGGAGATCTTCGAGGAAGTCTCCTCGTGGATTACAGAGTCTGTGAACAGCTAG
- a CDS encoding D-isomer specific 2-hydroxyacid dehydrogenase family protein: MKFVMYPHLWESTTSVIEGGGHERVEDIKDADFIFFNGSAPEFPDLPDNIKFVQASMAGIDALVRRGVVNDQTRWANAGGLYADTVAESTIGLLLAQLHMHSATRLAKSWSVAAEVENNKVWLHDNKTVAILGAGGIGVRVIEMLKPFNVKTIAVNNSGRPVAGATETFALYQADHVWAEADIFVLILPLTESTYQIVNAESLAKMKSSAVIVNVGRGPLINTDDLVEALHTGTIAGAALDVTDPEPLPDGHPLWEMSNVVITPHSANTTERIRALTGGLTLRNIELFEAGEKMLTEVDVVAGY; this comes from the coding sequence ATGAAGTTTGTTATGTATCCGCATTTGTGGGAATCCACTACCTCTGTCATTGAGGGGGGTGGACATGAACGGGTTGAGGACATCAAGGACGCAGACTTCATTTTCTTCAACGGCTCTGCGCCAGAGTTCCCGGACCTGCCGGACAATATTAAATTTGTGCAGGCTTCCATGGCCGGCATTGATGCCCTGGTGAGGCGTGGTGTGGTCAATGATCAGACACGTTGGGCTAATGCTGGTGGGCTATATGCAGATACGGTGGCAGAATCGACTATCGGTTTGCTGCTTGCACAGTTGCACATGCATTCTGCAACTCGGTTGGCTAAATCCTGGAGCGTGGCAGCCGAAGTAGAAAACAATAAGGTCTGGCTGCATGATAATAAAACCGTCGCTATTTTAGGTGCTGGTGGCATTGGTGTGCGCGTTATTGAAATGCTCAAACCATTCAATGTGAAGACCATCGCAGTGAATAATTCAGGCCGTCCAGTTGCAGGCGCAACTGAAACTTTCGCGCTGTATCAGGCTGATCATGTGTGGGCAGAAGCCGATATCTTCGTGCTGATTCTGCCTCTGACAGAGAGCACCTATCAGATTGTTAATGCGGAGTCTTTGGCCAAAATGAAGTCCAGCGCAGTGATCGTTAACGTTGGTCGTGGCCCTTTGATTAACACAGATGACCTAGTGGAAGCTTTGCATACAGGCACCATTGCTGGAGCAGCGTTGGATGTAACTGATCCGGAGCCACTGCCAGATGGACACCCACTGTGGGAGATGTCCAATGTGGTGATCACCCCGCATTCTGCCAATACCACTGAGCGGATCCGTGCACTGACCGGAGGGTTGACGCTGCGCAATATTGAGCTGTTTGAAGCCGGCGAGAAAATGCTCACTGAAGTAGACGTGGTGGCGGGCTACTAA
- the nadD gene encoding nicotinate-nucleotide adenylyltransferase translates to MITKVKRRDRIGIMGGTFDPIHNGHLVAGSEVADRFDLDLVVYVPTGQPWQKANKKVSPAEDRYLMTVIATASNPRFTVSRVDIDRGGDTYTIDTLQDLSKQYPDAQLYFITGADALAQIVTWRDWEKTFELAHFVGVTRPGYELDGEIIPQVHQDRVSLVDIPAMAISSTDCRDRASKNHPVWYLVPDGVVQYIAKRQLYRPEGSDLDMDPRGQNSAES, encoded by the coding sequence ATGATTACAAAGGTGAAGCGTCGGGATCGAATCGGCATCATGGGTGGCACATTTGACCCCATTCATAATGGTCACCTTGTTGCAGGTTCAGAGGTAGCGGATCGGTTTGATCTTGATCTGGTGGTGTATGTTCCCACTGGGCAGCCATGGCAGAAGGCAAATAAAAAGGTTAGCCCTGCAGAAGACCGTTATCTGATGACAGTGATTGCTACTGCCTCTAATCCTCGGTTTACCGTCTCACGTGTGGATATCGATCGTGGTGGAGATACCTACACCATTGATACTCTCCAGGATTTGAGCAAGCAGTATCCTGATGCGCAGTTGTACTTCATCACTGGTGCGGATGCTCTTGCTCAGATTGTGACTTGGCGGGATTGGGAAAAAACTTTCGAGCTGGCGCATTTCGTTGGTGTCACTCGTCCAGGTTATGAACTCGATGGTGAAATCATCCCGCAGGTGCATCAAGATCGGGTGTCTTTGGTGGATATTCCAGCAATGGCTATTTCTTCGACGGATTGTCGGGATCGGGCTAGTAAAAATCATCCCGTTTGGTATCTTGTCCCTGATGGCGTGGTGCAATACATTGCGAAGCGTCAGCTCTACAGACCAGAAGGATCTGATTTGGATATGGATCCACGGGGCCAAAATTCGGCTGAAAGCTAG